The nucleotide sequence CCGATCCAATTCGTGTTCGGCCATCGCCAATTCCACACTGCGGGCGATGAATTTGATTTGGTTGCCCTTGGTTTCGATGTCCGCAAGTTCGATCTGTAGACCGGCCTTTTCGACTTCGAGTTCCTTCTTTTCTTTTTCAAGACGGCTGGCAACGTTTTTTCGGAACAGTTCACGAAGCGCTTCGGCTTCCTTTTCGGCAAGCTTGCGACTGCTGACTGCGAAACGTCGGTTGATGTCGTTTTCGGCGTTCAGCTTGGCTTCCAGCTTTTCAGCTTTCTTTAACTCCACGGCCAAGCGTGCGGAATGGTCATCGATCACACCGATGATCTCGCCGGCCTTCACCGTGCTGCCCTCTTCGATATTCAGCTGGGTCAGTTTGCCTTCCACTTCGGCCGGGATCTTGATGTTACGACGAAACTTGACGAAGCCGTTTTCCGAACGCAGTTGGCCGTCGGCCATGGACCGCTGGCCGCCAAGCCCGGCATAGGGAGTGGCCAGGCTGCCACGTTCCTGGCCGCTGGCATCGCTGCTGACGACCAACAGGCATGCCATCATGGCCGGCAACAAGAACAGCAACGATGCTTTGGGTTGGTTGGTCATATCGCTGGTAAAGATAAGGGCGGCGTGGATGAAGGTAGGGGGTGGAGGCGTGACTGGTGATCGACAGCGTTGACTAGAAGAAGAACTTGCAAGCCCACTCGTAGACTTCGTGCAGCAAGACGAACCCGGAGGCGCGCCGGCCGCACTTCACGTCGGCGGTGAAGCGTGTGCCAGGGCTGGGATCAAGCTTTTTCAGATCGTCCTGGTCGGGCGTTGCTTTCATCTTGATGATCGCGCCGTGTTCTTCATCGGCTTCGGCACGCAACGCGATCTGGCGAGTCGGCAGGACCGCATGAAGTGTTTCGTCAGGATCGGACGCCAGGATGTATTCGACATCCAATTGATCCAAACTGTTTTCGCGAATGAAATTGTCCAAATGCCCCTCACGTTTCTCGGGCATCTTCAATTCCAAATACATCGGCTGTGTCAGGTCGGCGACCTCCATCAAGACCTGCCCGGTGGTCACGGGACGAGCCCGCAACATTTTTTCGACTTCCCATGAAACCACGGTGCCGTCGATCGGCGATTTGACGTCCAAATCGGCTTCGCGTTCTTGTTTCAGTTCCAGTTTCTTTTTCAAGATCTCCAGCTTCGTTCCCAACTCGTAGGTCTGGGCTTCCAAAGCGACCGCTTCGCTGCGTTCCATGTTGCGACGATCCTTCAACTGCATCCGCAGACGATCGAATTCCGCATAGGTCGTTTGGATTTGCCCCTGAAGATCGGCGATTTCGATGTCCAGATCGGGATTACGTAAACGCAGCAGCACCTGGCCGGCTTTGATCTCATCGTTCTCCTTGACCAGAACATCGATGACTTCACCGTCGATGTTGGCAAAGACTTCGCGCCGGACTTCCGGCAACAGCGTGCCTTCGGCTTCCAAGTCAAAGTCCAGGGGCACAAAAATGCCTGCCAGAATCAAGCCGATCACGCCGGCCACCACGGCCAAGGTCTTGGGCAGCGTCCGAGCCTTCAAAACCCAAGTCGCACGACCCAGAGCCCGCCAAACCGGCATCAGGAAAAGGTTGCTGTGTGATAGCGAGTTGGCGATCGCTCGAGTGCCGTGTTCGTAAACCAAGTCACAGCGGGCGCGGAACACTTCGGGCGGCAGTTCGCTTTCGATCTGCTCGACGATCAGCGCGCCGATGACTTCGCCGCGGTGCGCGTTGTCGCGGTCCAAGGCGCCGGTGGCCGCGTTTTCTTCGCTGCTGATGTCGCGTTGCGGTTCACGCAACGGCAACACGGCGATGTTTCGGCCGTAGGACTGATCGACGTATTCCTCCAACGCGTCTTCGATTTGTGGCGGCAAGTCTTCGGTCTTGCCGTCGTGCCACAACGGTTCGCCGGCGGCGACAACGCGGGTGGCCAAATTGTTCAGGGCGGCAACGATGTTGGATCGGTTTTCGAACGTGTCTTGACCGCTGATCGCTTCGACCTTGCACTTGCGCCCCGACTTGATCGCCACACTGACGCGGTCACAACCGATCAACCGCCGTCCTTCGTTGGCAACGATGTTCGCGGTTTCTTTAAGGTCCAATGACTCGTGGGCCGCGCGGGCGAACGAGTCCGATTGCTGCCACAGTGTTTGGCGATCGCCCAACGTTCGCAGTTTCTGGCTTCGCAACCATTCGGCGGCCAACTGACACATCTGCTGCATGAACCGCAGATAGCCGCGTTGGGTGTCCGGGGCGGTGTCGGGACGCTGGAAGACTTCGATCACGCCGTCCTTGTGGCCGTCATGCTCGAGGGCCCCCAGGACCAACAGGTATCGCGTCGGGTTGCCTTCGCTTTCGCCGTCGGTGGTTCCAGAGTACGGGGGAACCAGCAACGACTGGCCCGCGTTGGCCACGCGGGTGATCAACCGATTGTGCCGGGATGCATCTTCGCTGTCGTTGGACAGCACCGATGGCTCGGCGTTGATTTGGTACTGCAGTTTCAGTTGGCGGTCTTCATCCAGCAGCCAGATCGCGCCGCCGGCGGCCGCCAGGGCCGTGATGATCCGGGTCAAAAGCTCCGGATAGAACTCTTCCGCCGTTGCCCCACTTTTGGACAACGTCGCAATTTCGTTCACCAAAGCCCGAATCTGTGCCTTGGTTTCTTCGACCGATTGCTGATTGACCGCCATGGCTGTGCGAACCCGAAAACAGGGAGTGGTGGGAAGCTGGTTGGGGGACCGATGTCGTCGATTTTGTGACGGTACTGAAACGCGGGCGAAATTGCCACGTTGACAATTTATACAACTTGTATAAGTATGTAAAGAGTTGGCTTTTTGGAATTTTTCAGCCCCGCCCGGCTGACCGCCTGAATCCTTGGCAGCGTCCCGATGCAGACCCCCGACCCTCGCCAGATGACGGCCGCCGCGCAAAGTCGCGGTTTGACCGGCGGCCAGGAGCAAACGGGGCTGGCCGGGGCGAACGGAAAGGCGGTCTCCCTAGATGTCATCCAGGCCCAGGGGACGATCACCGAGCTGCGGATGGAACTAAACCGCATGCAGCGGACGATCCGGCTGACGATCCAGGCCCGACTGCTCCATTTGCAGGGACAATCCTGCGACACGTTGGAGGCCAACCAGACTCTGGCGACCGAGCTGCACGAATTACTGGACAGCCAAGGCTTGCGGGTGCAGTGCAGCGAATGCGGTCACCCGGCGATCCTGCGGGCATCGCCTCGCAAGGGGTCCCCGCGCGGCGCTTTCGTGTTTGACCACACGATCAACGGCCGGCGGACATTCCATGGCGGCGCCGGCGTGATCCCCGAATTGCGACTGGTCGCCAAACCGAAGCGTGCCAAGGCGACTCGTCGCGAACCCAAGTAACGACACGGGCGATTTCTGTATCGGGTGAAGATGGTACGATCCCCACCTGCGTGCATCGCGGTGCGGCCGATCCGGCGGGCCGACGACACACCAATCCCCCCTTGCCCGATTTGGCCCCCCACGGACGCCGACCTGATTGATGACCGACGCAGCCCCCGATCTGCCTTCGCCCGATGACGTCCCGTCGATGCTGCGATCGGCATTGGGCCAGATCGATTTCGCCAGGAATTACACCGTCGCCTTGCTGGACGCGACGCCGAAGGAACTGTGGCACGAAGTCCCGCCGAATTCGCCGACGTCAATCGCTTGGCAGATCGGACACCTGACGGTCAGCCAGTACGGGCTGTTGATGTTTCGGGTCCGTGGACGCCAGCCCGACGACCTGGATTTGATCCCGGGTAAGTTTCGCAAAGCATTCGGTCGCGGCTCCGACCCCGCAGCGATCGGCGAACAGACCGCATCACCCGACGAACTTCTGGAACGCTTCGGGCGCGTCCACCAGCAAGCAATGACGGAACTGCATGCGTTGCTGGACGCGCCGGACGTCGCCGAACAGTTGCTGGAACCGGTGGACATGCCGTACGCCGCGTATCCCGTGAAACTGGGCGCGATCCTGTTCTGTCCGCTACACGAACAGATCCACAGCGGACAGATCGGTCTGACCCGTCGATTGCTGGATCTGGATCCGGTCCGCTGAAAGATCCGAGTCAGCAGACGCGACACGATCGGTGCGCATTGGGTTTCACGACTTTCGCCGTCATGGCCGGCCCCCGTCGGTGACCTGCACGACACACACCCACCGGGCCACAAACCCGCACAACGCAATTGCCGATGGAAACCTTAGACGAATCGATCTACGACCACCCGAAATACTACGACTTGGTTTTCGGCGCCGACTGTGCCTCGGAAACTCGCTTCATTATGGAATGCGGGCACTGGTATGCCGACGGCGCGGTGGGCAAGAAATCGCCTTCGAAGTGGCGGATGTTTGAACCAGCGTGCGGGACCGGGCGATTACTGAACGCCTTTGCCCGCAAAGGCCACACGGTGGCCGGGCTGGACCTGAATCCCAAAGCGGTTGAATTCTGTAACGCCCGATTTGCACGCGGTGGCTTTCCACAGTCGGCGTTTGTTGCCGACATGAGCGACTTTCAAGTTGACAAGCCGTACGACATCGCTTTCAACACGATCAACAGCTTTCGACATGTTGCCAGCGAACGGGCCGCCAAAGCCCATCTGGATTGCATGGCCGACGCGATTCGTCCGGGCGGCTTGTATCTGCTGGGCATTCACCTGACCCCAACCACAGGCGTGCCCAGCGAAACCGAATCATGGTCGGCACGTCGCGGACACCTCGCGATCAACACGCACATGTGGACGATCTCGCGCGAACCGAAAAAGCGGATCGAACGGTTCGGCATTCGGTTCGACGTGCACACGCCACAGCGATCGTTCCGCATCAACGACGTGCTGGTGCTGCGCAGTTACACCAAGCCGCAAATGGAACGGCTGATTAAAAGCAGTCCGGCTTGGGAAATCGCCGACACATTCGACTTTGCCTATGACATCGACGAACCGATTGATGTCGACGCGTCGACCGAAGACGTCGTCTATATACTGCGACGAAAAGCCAACGCATAGCGATCCGCCTGGTCGCTTCCGACATCGCGACAACCGGGCGCCGAAACACCATCGCCAAAGTGTCCCGCACGGCGGACCGACTGACCGGAGCCCGATCACCGTGCATGGCCGCCACGCTTACCCGGAAGCCGCCGGTGTTTTGGATCGGCCCAACGACAGCGACAGAAACGCGCCCAACAGACAGGCCGCGGCGACACCACCGGACGCCAGCGCGTACGTCCCCATCGACTGTTTTTTCATCTCAGCGACCCGGTAATCGGTCGGCGCGGTGGCCGCGATGCCAAATTCTTCGATGTCTTCCCAGACGCGAATCAGTTCCGCGGGGCTCAGCTTTTTGAACTCGTCACGCAACTGCTGTGCGTGCATTTCGGTGGTCATGGGCACATCGATCACGGCCCAGCGAAGCCCGCAAAAACCGGCCACCAGCAGAAAAACCAAACCGACCAAGCCCAACACCACGAACAGCCCGCGCCCCACCGCGTTGACCTCGGATTTGGGGGCATCCCCCAAGGGCCCGGCGTCATCGACGCGCGGCAATTGACGCAACTGCCCCAACTTGGGCACGTCCACCACCGCGTTGCAGGACGGACAGGGTGTCGTGCCGCCGGCTTGGGCCGGACTGACCTCGATTGCCGCTTCACAATGGGGACACGTCAACAGGTGCATCTGCGGGCGACTTTCGCAAAATGGAAACTGACAAACATACAAATCCGATCGGTGAATAAAACCACCCAGACCTGGACCCGGCCGTTGGTCGGACTAAAATCCAGGTGTGCAAACGGTACCACCGCCACAGCACCACCGCTTCCCGCCTGAATTCCTTCCGAGACGCCGACGCACGGCCGCCCGTTGATTCGATTTCCCCACGCCAGCGATCCTGGCAAACGGAACGGTCAACGTTCGCCTGCAGCGACGATTCGAATCGGGTTCAGGTACCAGGGAACGTCCCAGACGAATCGCGGGGGGAAACAATGAACTGTTTTGTTCGTCTTCGCGTCCCAACGGAGTTGGGTTCGCTTTCGAGTGGTCAAATTTGCCGAATGTCTCACGGATGTGAACGGTCGAACCCATGGGGCACACGAAAACCGTCGCCGGGCGAAGATTTTCGTTGTGACCGCGCCGGTCTTTCGTGCCGCGAAAAACCGGTTCCCTAAACGTTCGACCCGAAAGCGTATTCGGATCTCGTGCTGACGCACTCGTCCACCCCGGTCAATTGTCGTTTTGCCAGAACGGTTTCATGACGTCCTGTGTCATGTTGCGCCGTCGCAAAACACGGGACCGCGGCGAACCATTGCGGGGGCCAAGATCGGATTCGCCGCGATGAACGAACGTCGATGGCGCGACGGTACGTGCTGCATTGGCATGGTGGTCTATTGGGTCCACCACCCCGGTGCTTCACGGATCGCAGGTCACAGACATCAACCATTGGCGAACATTGTGGAAACACGATCGTACGGATTTCAAATTACATACCCCGAACAGTTCGACGCCCTAGCGATTCGGCAACCAAGGTGGCACAGCGTTTTCGTTTGATGCCCGCAATGGCCCCTCCGATTGACTTCGCCAACAAAGGAAACCCAGTCCGCGCAGCCCGATCAAAACGAAAGTCTTTCCAATTCCATGGCCGCCGCAAACCGTTGGTATGGCGGGTGGTAAAGTTGGAAATGACCGGCTTGACGCACCACCGGATTTCGGCTTTCCACGCCATCTTTCGCCAAGACGACGTGCCGGAACCAAACGCGTGCTATTGATTAGATTTCGGACGCAAACCGCGCGGCACCCCACAGCGAACCAAGCACCACACTAGCCACCCGCCCGTTTCGCAACCCAACCCAAGCCATGGCGGTCGCGGCAACAGCCCGCCGACCCCGACACAACAGACTTTCTAAGGAGTGACACCCTTGTTCGATACGATGATGGACGAGTTCGACGACGTCAGTGCACAAAGCACCGATGTCGTGACCGGCAATTTTCGCAAACTGCCGGCCGATGACGGCGAAGACGACGGCACGGTTGCCGTATCCGCCGGCGAACTGGCCGAAGGTGAAGTCCAATTGGACAGCCCCGACGAACTGCTGCCCATCGACGAGAGTGAATCCTGGTCCGATGACCCGGTGCGGATGTACTTGACCCAAATGGGCGAGATCCCGCTGCTGACCCGTCGCGAAGAAATCGAATTGGCCAAACGGATCGAGGAAACTCGTCGACGCTTCCGCACCAAGCTGCTGGAAAACCACTTCGTCTTGGTCGAAGCCTACAAGACGCTGAAGAAGGTCTATCGCGGCCAACTGCCGTTCGATCGCACCGTCCAAGTGTCGGTGACCGATCGCCTGGAGAAAGAACAGATCGTCGGACGGCTGCCCCACAACCTGCGGACACTGCAAACCCTGCTGCAGCGAAACCGCCACGATTGGAAGGTCGCCCTCAGCAAGAGTGCTTCGCAACGGCGTCGTGCCGAAGCTTGGCGTCAACTGGGCCGGCGCCGTCGCCGCGCCGTTCGCTTGGTCGAAGAACTGGGTCTGCGGACCCAACGAATCGAAACCCGCATCGATCTGCTGGACCGATTCTCCCAACGGCTGACCGAGATCGACGAGCTGATCAAGCAGCAAAAACGCACCAAGCACGGTCGCGAAGTCCGCGAAAGCTTGCTGCACGAACGTCGCCAGATCCTGACCGCTTGCCAAGAAACGCCGACGTCCCTGCGGAATCGCGTCAAGATGCTGCGCCGCGTTTACGGCGATTACCAACAAGCCAAACGTGAACTGAGCGAAGGTAACCTGCGGCTGGTCGTCAGCATCGCCAAGAAGTATCGGAACCGTGGCTTGTCTTTCCTGGACCTGATCCAAGAAGGCAATGCGGGCCTGATGCGTGCGGTCGACAAGTTCGAATACCGCCGTGGGTTCAAGTTTTGTACGTACGCGACCTGGTGGATTCGCCAAGCGATCACTCGCGCCGTGGCCGACCAAAGCCGAACGATTCGTATCCCCGTGCACATGGTCGAAACCATGTCTCGCGTGCGAAACGTGGCACGCCAACTGTTGCAAGAACTTGGCCGTGAACCGACGATCGAAGAAACCGCACGCCGCGCCGACGTCACCGTCGAAGAAGCCCGCCGTGTGCTGACGATGAGCCGGTTCCCGATCAGCTTGGATCGCCCGGTCGGCAACAGCGAAGACAGCCAATTCGGCGATCTGTTGCCCGACGGCACCGCGGAAAGCCCGCAAATCGGGGCGACCCAGGAAATGCTGCGTGACCGGATCACCGGCGTGCTGAAATCGCTGTCCTACCGTGAACGCGAAATCATCAAGCTGCGTTACGGCCTGGGCGACGGATACAGTTACACCCTGGAAGAAGTCGGGCACATCTTCAAAGTGACCCGAGAACGGATCCGCCAGATCGAAGCAAAAGCGGTTCGCAAGCTGCAACAACCCAGTCGCAGTCAAGAACTGGTGGGCTTCCTGGACTGATCCCGACGGTCCCACCTGCGTGCATGAATCCAAAACAAAACGCGGCGTCCCGAAATCGGTTCGCCGCGTTTTTTCGTTTTTTAGTAGCCACCGCATCGACCGCCGGCAGAGCTCTGTCGCCCCACCACGGCAACACTAGTTCAGATCGGTTTCCGCCATGTCGCGCGCGTGATAGCTGCTGCGGACAAACGGTCCACTGGCGACCTTCGCGAACCCCATCGCCTTGGCCAAATCAGCCAGCTCGTCAAATTCCTCCGGCGGAACATAGCGAACGACGGGCAGGTACTTTTCACCCGGCTGCAGATACTGGCCCAGGGTCAAGAAATCGACGCCGTATTCCCGAAGATCCGCCAACGCATCCAACAGTTCGCCACGTTCTTCGCCCAGCCCCAGCATCAAACCGCTTTTGGTTTTGACATCGGGGTTGTACCGCTTCACCTGGCGCATCATTTCCAGCGTCCAGCGATAGTCGCTTTTGGGCCCGCGAACCCGCCGGTACAAGCGTGGCACGGTTTCCATGTTGTGATTGAACACGGTCGGGAACGCATCGATGACGGTTTTCAATGCCGGTTTGCAGTGGACAAAATCAGGGGTCAGCACCTCGGTCGTCGCTCCCGTTCGCTCCCGCACCGCAATGACGCAATCATGAAAATGGCGGGCACCACCGTCGGGCAAATCGTCACGCGTGACGCTGGTGATGACGACATGTTTCAGCCCAAGACGCGCCGCCGCTTCGGCGACCCGCTGGGGCTCATCCGCCTCGGGCAACTGCGGAGGCCGTCCGCGATTGACCGCACAAAACCCACAGGGCCGGGTGCACACATTGCCCAGGATCATGAATGTCGCCGTTTGCTGGCTGTAGCATTCCATGCGGTTGGGACACTTCGCGTTTTCGCAAACCGTCTCCAAATTCAATTCATCCACCAGCGAATCGGTCAAATGATTGCTGTTGGCACGTGGAATGGGTCGCTTCAGCCACTTCGGCAGCCTGCCCGATCCGCTGGTCAAGGTTCCGGCGGGCATCTCGGGTTCGGCAACCACGGGAAGACGAAAGGCCATGTCAGTCCTGGTTCAAGGTCAAACGGTTCAAAGGTGACTTCATTGTAGTGGCCGCACAAAATTCGACTATCCACAGATCCCGGCACGCTACGTCGAATTCGCCGGGCACATTACAATCGCCGCATGCCCAAGAAGAACAAAAAGCAGACAAAGGCCGGAAAAAAGGCCGCTCCGCAGGTGACGATGGTCGCGGAGAATCGCAAAGCCCGGCACAAGTACGAAATCCTGGACCAGGTCGAATGCGGCATGATGTTGATCGGCAGCGAAGTCAAATCGATGCGTGAAGGCAAGCTTTCGCTGGACGAGGCTTACATCCGCACCAAAGACAACGAACTGTGGCTGATCGGCGCTGACATCGCCCATTACAACAACGCGGGAATGTGGAATCACGACCCGCGACGGCCGCGCAAGCTACTGGTCCACGGTCGTGAATTCGACAAGTTTGCCGGGCGTGCCCATGAAAGAGGGCTGACGCTGATCCCGCTGCGGGTGTATTTCAACGCCCGTGGAATCGCCAAATGTGTGATGGGATTGGTCAAAGGCAAGAAGTTGCACGACAAACGCGAAGCGATCAAGAAACGCGAATCCGACCGTGGCCTGCAGCGGGCAATGCGACGCCGCTGATTTACAAGTGCCCGACGAAAGGAATTTCCCATGGTAGCGGTGAACCAAACCACGCCGTGAAGCTTATGTGCCGACTATGTTGCTAGAAATACGTGAACTGACCAAGACGTTCGACCAACCGGGTGGCGGACGTTTGACGGTGTTGGATGTCCCCGAGTTCTTGATTGACGATGGCCAACAAATGGCGTTGATCGGGACCAGTGGTGGCGGCAAAACGACGCTGCTGCATTTAATCGCCGGCTTGTTGGCACCGGACGCCGGATCAATCCGATTGGCCGGGACCGAATTGACCCGACTCAGCGAACAAGGCCGTGATCGTTTCCGCGCCGCGACCGTCGGCTATGTGTTTCAGACGTTCAACTTGCTGCCCGCGTTCACGGCACTGGAAAACGTGCGGCTGGGAATGACCTTTGGCCCCAATCGCGTCGACCCCAGACGCGCGATGGACCTGTTGGACAAAGTCGGCTTGGCCGATCGTGCGGGCTATCGTCCCGGCCAGTTGTCCGTCGGCCAGCAGCAGCGTGTTGCGATTGCCCGCGCTCTGGCAGGCCGACCCAAGATCCTGCTTGCCGATGAACCCACGGCCAACGTCGACCCGTCCAGCGCCCAAACCGTTTTGGATTTGATTCGCGGGTCATGTCGTGACGAAGGCATCGCCCTGTTGATGGTGACCCACAGCATGGAAATTGCCGCGATGACGGACACGACCGTTCGATTGGAAGACATCAACCGCGCGCTGACCGGCGTTTGACCGTCGCCAGACGCCGCGTCCCCAATCGTTCCAAACGGCCGGCTGATTTGTCGGACCGCCCTGCCCGCCCACTTTCCATTTTTTCGCAATGCCGTCATGTCGCTGATTCGAATCGCCTGGCGAAACTTTCGTTTCCGAACGCTGTCCAGTCTGCTGACCACGCTGTCATTGGCGTTGGGGGTCGGCTTGGTGGTATTGGTATTGTCGATCTACGGAATCATCAGCGAAGCATTCGTACGCAACGCTTCGGTCGGGCCCAACTTGGTCGTGGGCGCCGCGGGCAGCGGGTTGCAGTTGACGCTGAACAGCATTTTCTATCTCAGCCAACCAATCGAAAACCTGGACTACACCGACTACATGGACTTCATGTCCCAGGCGCAAAGGGCCGATCAGGTGGAACAGTTCGGTGGCGACCCGAGTTTGGCCGAAGACGACGGAAAGTACTATGACTTCCTGGCCGGTGGTTATGCAATTCCACTTGCGTTGGGTGACTACTACGGCACGTTTCGTTTGGTCGGCACGACACCGGACTTCTTCGAAAAGCTTCGCTTCGGCCCGATGGTGGATCAAGAGTTCACGTTTCGCGATGGGCGTGCCTTCGTCACCGAAAGCGAAGAACACGGATACTTCGAAGCCGTCTTGGGATCCCGTGTCGCGGCTGAGATGGGCATCAATGTCGGCGATGTCATCTATCCCACGCACGGCGACCCCGAAGGCAAGCAACACGACGAAGCATTCACCGTCGTCGGCGTGATGAACCCTACCGGCACACCAAATGACCGTGCCGCGTTCATCAACCTGGAAGGTTTCTATCTGATGAAGGGGCACGCCAAGCCCGTCGACAGCGCGACGGTGTTTGAATACACCCTGGGCGAATCCGTCAAACAGACGATTGCATCGGAGTTCGATGGCGACCTGGACGACGCGTTCGTGGAAACCATGACCGATCAACTGAACAGTGCCGTGCCGGTCGCCGCCCAAACAGCGAAGGATGCGGTCGCCGCGGCGGAATTGAAACAACAACAAGCTCAGCAGTCTGCCGAAGTCACACCGCTGTCGATCCCCGAACGCGAAATCACGGCGATCTTGATTCGCAACGGTAATCTCATGTTCGCACCGATGATGCAGAACATGATCAAGGAAACGAAGACTCGCCAGGCGGTCGCACCGATCGGGGAAATCAACAAACTAATGGGCGCGATCGTCGGACCATTGCTGACCGCGCTGATGGCCATCACA is from Crateriforma conspicua and encodes:
- a CDS encoding class I SAM-dependent methyltransferase, which gives rise to METLDESIYDHPKYYDLVFGADCASETRFIMECGHWYADGAVGKKSPSKWRMFEPACGTGRLLNAFARKGHTVAGLDLNPKAVEFCNARFARGGFPQSAFVADMSDFQVDKPYDIAFNTINSFRHVASERAAKAHLDCMADAIRPGGLYLLGIHLTPTTGVPSETESWSARRGHLAINTHMWTISREPKKRIERFGIRFDVHTPQRSFRINDVLVLRSYTKPQMERLIKSSPAWEIADTFDFAYDIDEPIDVDASTEDVVYILRRKANA
- a CDS encoding efflux RND transporter periplasmic adaptor subunit, whose protein sequence is MAVNQQSVEETKAQIRALVNEIATLSKSGATAEEFYPELLTRIITALAAAGGAIWLLDEDRQLKLQYQINAEPSVLSNDSEDASRHNRLITRVANAGQSLLVPPYSGTTDGESEGNPTRYLLVLGALEHDGHKDGVIEVFQRPDTAPDTQRGYLRFMQQMCQLAAEWLRSQKLRTLGDRQTLWQQSDSFARAAHESLDLKETANIVANEGRRLIGCDRVSVAIKSGRKCKVEAISGQDTFENRSNIVAALNNLATRVVAAGEPLWHDGKTEDLPPQIEDALEEYVDQSYGRNIAVLPLREPQRDISSEENAATGALDRDNAHRGEVIGALIVEQIESELPPEVFRARCDLVYEHGTRAIANSLSHSNLFLMPVWRALGRATWVLKARTLPKTLAVVAGVIGLILAGIFVPLDFDLEAEGTLLPEVRREVFANIDGEVIDVLVKENDEIKAGQVLLRLRNPDLDIEIADLQGQIQTTYAEFDRLRMQLKDRRNMERSEAVALEAQTYELGTKLEILKKKLELKQEREADLDVKSPIDGTVVSWEVEKMLRARPVTTGQVLMEVADLTQPMYLELKMPEKREGHLDNFIRENSLDQLDVEYILASDPDETLHAVLPTRQIALRAEADEEHGAIIKMKATPDQDDLKKLDPSPGTRFTADVKCGRRASGFVLLHEVYEWACKFFF
- a CDS encoding sigma-70 family RNA polymerase sigma factor; translated protein: MFDTMMDEFDDVSAQSTDVVTGNFRKLPADDGEDDGTVAVSAGELAEGEVQLDSPDELLPIDESESWSDDPVRMYLTQMGEIPLLTRREEIELAKRIEETRRRFRTKLLENHFVLVEAYKTLKKVYRGQLPFDRTVQVSVTDRLEKEQIVGRLPHNLRTLQTLLQRNRHDWKVALSKSASQRRRAEAWRQLGRRRRRAVRLVEELGLRTQRIETRIDLLDRFSQRLTEIDELIKQQKRTKHGREVRESLLHERRQILTACQETPTSLRNRVKMLRRVYGDYQQAKRELSEGNLRLVVSIAKKYRNRGLSFLDLIQEGNAGLMRAVDKFEYRRGFKFCTYATWWIRQAITRAVADQSRTIRIPVHMVETMSRVRNVARQLLQELGREPTIEETARRADVTVEEARRVLTMSRFPISLDRPVGNSEDSQFGDLLPDGTAESPQIGATQEMLRDRITGVLKSLSYREREIIKLRYGLGDGYSYTLEEVGHIFKVTRERIRQIEAKAVRKLQQPSRSQELVGFLD
- a CDS encoding efflux RND transporter periplasmic adaptor subunit; amino-acid sequence: MTNQPKASLLFLLPAMMACLLVVSSDASGQERGSLATPYAGLGGQRSMADGQLRSENGFVKFRRNIKIPAEVEGKLTQLNIEEGSTVKAGEIIGVIDDHSARLAVELKKAEKLEAKLNAENDINRRFAVSSRKLAEKEAEALRELFRKNVASRLEKEKKELEVEKAGLQIELADIETKGNQIKFIARSVELAMAEHELDRRQIKAPFDGVIEIEERDAQQGEWVQPGSPIASLLQMDELKVEADLPAIGTGDRVYAGAPCEVWVYADGKDGEPIRINAQLGFVSPGINSLESYRAWAVIKNQQVDGRWIIRPGMSADIVIK
- a CDS encoding ABC transporter ATP-binding protein, with the protein product MLLEIRELTKTFDQPGGGRLTVLDVPEFLIDDGQQMALIGTSGGGKTTLLHLIAGLLAPDAGSIRLAGTELTRLSEQGRDRFRAATVGYVFQTFNLLPAFTALENVRLGMTFGPNRVDPRRAMDLLDKVGLADRAGYRPGQLSVGQQQRVAIARALAGRPKILLADEPTANVDPSSAQTVLDLIRGSCRDEGIALLMVTHSMEIAAMTDTTVRLEDINRALTGV
- a CDS encoding DinB family protein, with protein sequence MTDAAPDLPSPDDVPSMLRSALGQIDFARNYTVALLDATPKELWHEVPPNSPTSIAWQIGHLTVSQYGLLMFRVRGRQPDDLDLIPGKFRKAFGRGSDPAAIGEQTASPDELLERFGRVHQQAMTELHALLDAPDVAEQLLEPVDMPYAAYPVKLGAILFCPLHEQIHSGQIGLTRRLLDLDPVR
- a CDS encoding ABC transporter permease, with amino-acid sequence MSLIRIAWRNFRFRTLSSLLTTLSLALGVGLVVLVLSIYGIISEAFVRNASVGPNLVVGAAGSGLQLTLNSIFYLSQPIENLDYTDYMDFMSQAQRADQVEQFGGDPSLAEDDGKYYDFLAGGYAIPLALGDYYGTFRLVGTTPDFFEKLRFGPMVDQEFTFRDGRAFVTESEEHGYFEAVLGSRVAAEMGINVGDVIYPTHGDPEGKQHDEAFTVVGVMNPTGTPNDRAAFINLEGFYLMKGHAKPVDSATVFEYTLGESVKQTIASEFDGDLDDAFVETMTDQLNSAVPVAAQTAKDAVAAAELKQQQAQQSAEVTPLSIPEREITAILIRNGNLMFAPMMQNMIKETKTRQAVAPIGEINKLMGAIVGPLLTALMAITLLTCIVAAVGILVAIYNSMNDRRKDIAIMRALGARRGTVTTIILMESLIIALIGGIVGWVSAHAAIFFASGYIESQTGIQVGFLSTSKMEIAVLPLVLILALLAGLLPAWSAYRTDVGSNLSA
- the lipA gene encoding lipoyl synthase, whose translation is MAFRLPVVAEPEMPAGTLTSGSGRLPKWLKRPIPRANSNHLTDSLVDELNLETVCENAKCPNRMECYSQQTATFMILGNVCTRPCGFCAVNRGRPPQLPEADEPQRVAEAAARLGLKHVVITSVTRDDLPDGGARHFHDCVIAVRERTGATTEVLTPDFVHCKPALKTVIDAFPTVFNHNMETVPRLYRRVRGPKSDYRWTLEMMRQVKRYNPDVKTKSGLMLGLGEERGELLDALADLREYGVDFLTLGQYLQPGEKYLPVVRYVPPEEFDELADLAKAMGFAKVASGPFVRSSYHARDMAETDLN
- the smpB gene encoding SsrA-binding protein SmpB, with protein sequence MPKKNKKQTKAGKKAAPQVTMVAENRKARHKYEILDQVECGMMLIGSEVKSMREGKLSLDEAYIRTKDNELWLIGADIAHYNNAGMWNHDPRRPRKLLVHGREFDKFAGRAHERGLTLIPLRVYFNARGIAKCVMGLVKGKKLHDKREAIKKRESDRGLQRAMRRR